Proteins from one Escherichia coli genomic window:
- the hmsP gene encoding biofilm formation regulator HmsP: MRVSRSLTIKQMAMVAAVVLVFVFIFCTVLLFHLVQQNRYNTATQLESIARSVREPLSSAILKGDIPEAEAILASIKPAGVVSRADVVLPNQFQALRKSFIPERPVPVMVTRMFELPVQISLGVYSLERPANPQPIAYLVLQADSFRMYKFVMSTLSTLVTIYLLLSLILTVAISWCINRLILHPLRNIARELNAIPAQELVGHQLALPRLHQDDEIGMLVRSYNLNQQLLQRHYEEQNENAMRFPVSDLPNKALLMEMLEQVVARKQTTALMIITCETLRDTAGVLKEAQREILLLTLVEKLKSVLSPRMILAQISGYDFAVIANGVQEPWHAITLGQQVLTIMSERLPIERIQLRPHCSIGVAMFYGDLTAEQLYSRAISAAFTARHKGKNQIQFFDPQQMEAAQQRLTEESDILNALENHQFAIWLQPQVEMTSGKLVSAEVLLRIQQPDGSWDLPDGLIDRIECCGLMVTVGHWVLEESCRLLAAWQERGIMLPLSVNLSALQLMHPNMVADMLELLTRYRIQPGTLILEVTESRRIDDPHAAVAILRPLRNAGVRVALDDFGMGYAGLRQLQHMKSLPIDVLKIDKMFVEGLPEDSSMIAAIIMLAQSLNLQMIAEGVETEAQRDWLAKAGVGIAQGFLFARPLPIEIFEESYLEEK; the protein is encoded by the coding sequence TTGCGCGTAAGTCGCTCGTTAACAATCAAGCAGATGGCAATGGTGGCAGCCGTTGTCCTGGTGTTCGTTTTTATTTTTTGCACCGTTTTGCTGTTCCATCTGGTCCAGCAGAATCGCTATAACACGGCTACGCAACTGGAAAGCATTGCTCGCTCTGTCCGCGAACCCTTATCTTCTGCCATTTTGAAAGGCGATATTCCCGAAGCGGAAGCTATTCTTGCCAGCATTAAACCGGCAGGCGTGGTCAGCCGTGCCGATGTGGTGCTGCCTAACCAGTTCCAGGCGCTGCGTAAAAGTTTTATTCCAGAGCGTCCGGTGCCGGTAATGGTTACTCGCATGTTTGAGCTACCGGTGCAAATCTCGCTGGGCGTTTACTCGCTGGAACGTCCGGCAAACCCGCAGCCAATTGCCTATCTGGTGCTACAGGCGGATTCCTTCCGCATGTATAAGTTCGTGATGAGCACCCTCTCAACGTTAGTGACCATTTACTTACTTTTGTCGTTAATATTGACGGTGGCGATTAGCTGGTGCATTAACCGCCTGATTTTGCATCCGTTACGCAATATTGCTCGTGAACTTAACGCCATCCCAGCCCAGGAGCTTGTTGGTCACCAACTGGCATTACCACGTCTGCATCAGGACGATGAAATCGGTATGCTGGTGCGCAGTTACAACCTCAACCAGCAATTGCTGCAGCGCCATTATGAAGAACAGAACGAAAATGCGATGCGCTTCCCGGTGTCGGATTTGCCGAACAAAGCCTTGCTGATGGAGATGCTGGAGCAGGTTGTCGCGCGTAAACAAACCACCGCGCTGATGATTATCACCTGTGAAACCCTGCGTGATACTGCGGGCGTGCTGAAAGAGGCGCAACGAGAAATTCTGCTGCTGACGCTGGTGGAAAAACTCAAATCGGTACTGTCGCCACGTATGATCCTCGCGCAGATTAGTGGTTATGACTTTGCTGTCATTGCCAACGGTGTACAGGAGCCGTGGCACGCAATCACTTTAGGTCAGCAAGTGCTCACTATCATGAGCGAGCGCCTGCCGATTGAACGTATTCAACTCCGTCCGCACTGTAGCATTGGCGTGGCGATGTTCTACGGCGATCTCACCGCCGAACAGCTTTACAGTCGCGCTATTTCTGCGGCATTTACCGCTCGCCATAAAGGTAAGAATCAGATTCAGTTCTTTGATCCGCAGCAGATGGAAGCCGCCCAACAGCGGTTGACGGAAGAGAGCGATATCCTTAATGCACTGGAAAATCATCAGTTTGCGATTTGGTTACAGCCACAGGTCGAGATGACCAGCGGTAAACTGGTCAGTGCGGAAGTGTTACTGCGTATCCAGCAACCGGATGGCAGTTGGGATCTGCCGGATGGCTTAATCGATCGCATTGAGTGCTGTGGGCTGATGGTTACCGTCGGTCACTGGGTGCTGGAAGAGTCCTGTCGACTGCTGGCTGCCTGGCAAGAGCGCGGCATTATGCTGCCCTTGTCGGTAAACCTCTCAGCGCTGCAACTGATGCACCCGAATATGGTAGCGGATATGCTGGAACTGTTAACCCGCTATCGCATTCAGCCGGGAACGCTGATTCTGGAAGTGACAGAAAGCCGACGTATTGACGACCCTCATGCAGCGGTGGCAATCCTCCGCCCGTTGCGTAATGCCGGCGTTCGGGTGGCGCTGGATGATTTCGGCATGGGCTACGCAGGGCTGCGTCAGCTGCAGCATATGAAATCGTTGCCAATCGACGTGTTAAAAATCGACAAAATGTTTGTTGAAGGCTTGCCGGAAGATAGCAGCATGATTGCTGCAATTATCATGTTGGCGCAAAGCCTGAACTTACAAATGATTGCCGAAGGCGTGGAGACTGAAGCACAACGCGACTGGCTGGCAAAAGCGGGCGTTGGTATTGCCCAGGGCTTCCTTTTTGCTCGCCCACTCCCTATTGAAATCTTCGAAGAGAGTTACCTGGAAGAAAAGTAG